DNA sequence from the Streptomyces cinnabarinus genome:
CTGCGGGTCGCGTGGCCGGTCGAGGCTCAGGACGGCGGCCAGGTCGGGGGCGTCGGCGTCCCGGGACGTGAGAGGGCTGCCGAGGTTCCAGCGTTCGCGGAGTGTGCGGATCACGGACGTGTGGTGGTGGACACCGTTGACGACGGTCTGAGCAGGTACCCACGCGGAGATCGCGATTGCGGGCAGGCGGACTCCGAGCCGGTCGAAGGTGAAGCCCATCTGCCCGGGCTGTGCGCCGGGGGCAGGGGGGACGGCGGCCGGCGGGGGTACGTGGTCGTAGGTGCCGCCGTGCTCGTCGAAGACGACCATCAGCAGCGTGTTGAAGGCGTTCGACCCGTTGGATGAGGTCGACGAACGGACCGCGTTGTAGATCTTGTCCAGCAGTGCCTCGCCGCCCAGCAGGGACGAGGGGGCGTCGAAGGGGATCCCCTGGAGCAGGGCGGACTCGGGCGGGTGCATGTCGTTGTGGCCGTGCCACAGGTTGGGCTCGATGAACGAGTAGGTCGGCAGTGTGCCGGCGGCGGCGTCTTCCAGGAACCGGTCCGTGGTGACGAAGTGTGTGGCGAACCGCTCCCGCAGCCGTGGGCCGTGGATCAGCCCGGTGAACGGGATCGGGCTCGGCGCGTCCACGTAGACCCGCCAGGCCAGGCCCTGGGCCTCCAGCCGCTCGAAGACCGTCTCCGCCGTGTTCTCCAGCGGGAACGTGGAGTATGGGGCGTTGACGACGAAGCCCGACGAGCTCGCGGCGTGGAAGAACGATCGGTTGGTGAACGTCTGCGAGGGCACCTCCGCGAACCAGTGATCGAACGTGCCAAATCCGCGCGCCAGCGTCGACGTCACAGGCAGCTGATCCGGGGTGTACCCGGCCATGATCTGCGCGTACTCCTGGAACTTCGGCTGACGGCCCATCTCCGCCCAGAACGCACTGATGTAGTCGGCGACGAAGCCGTCCATCGTTGGCGTACGCCCCGGAGGAGGAGCGTTGAAGGGGGCGGCCATGTGCTCGGCCAGTACTCCCCGATTGCCGTCCGGGTCGATCACACCGAACAACTGGGTGTTGACGTGCTGGTACTCCTCGCCCGGATCCGGGTTCGGTGTGTCCATCGTGTCAGCCACCCCGAACGGCATGGCCTGCCGGCCTGAGCGGTCCTCGGCCCAGTCTGGGATGGGGTTCGACAGCTCCCTCCCGAGGACCCCTTCGAAGCTGGCCACCTCGCCCGGCTCATACAGCTGCCCCAGCAGGTTGTCGAACGACCGGTTCTCAAACATCAGAGCGACCACGTGATCCAGAGCGTGGCTGCGGTCGGTAGTGGGCATCGTCGACCTCCGATCGGTGCACGTCACTCGCCCCGAGAAGTCAATTCCACTGTTGTCAGCCCAGACATAGGTGTCAAAACGTGGGCGATCGCGCGGATCATGCGCAGTTGGTGATGTTGGACGAAGTAGCGCGCTCTCCCAGAGGTCGGTGGAACGACTTTGGACTGGAGCTGCTTTGGCGCGAGTGATCATGGCCCCGTAAGCTTCCGGCGCGTCGGGCAGTCTGTTGACCGCTCACGGCGTCCTTGGCGATCTCACCGGTCTGCCGGTCAGAGGCGCTGATGACCGTCGGCGTCGTCTACATCGACGAGGGCGAGTCGTCGCTGGTCCAGGTCACTATTCCCGAGAGCGGTGTGACGGACGGACTGACCGTCGGTGCTCCGGTCTCGCTGCCGGGGCTCGTTGCCCGTCCGTGGGAGAGCGTGTTCAACGGTCAGCAGCGGCACGGCATCGCTTATCGGGCTACGGCCATTGCTCCCGGTGCCTTCCCGCTGGCTCAGGCGGGCTGACCGGCATGACCGACCTGGTGACGTTGGCCGAGCTGGGCGGGGCGCTCGCTGCGTTAGGCGGCGCGGCCTTTGCCCGGCACGCCCACCCGGCGGGCGTACTGGTCCACGGTCGGACTGCCGGTCTCGGTGGTCCGGCTCGTGGCCTCGTACTCCTCGACGATGGACGCGTGCGGCCTGACTGTCGAGCCGTCCCGCTGGCGGGCGCTGGCCGTCAAGGCGACCACTCGCCGTGACGTACGGCCCGTCCCGCCCCGCCGGGGCATGATCCGGCCTACCGCGACCGGCCTTCGGATCCGGCTTCGGCTGGCTCCGGGCCAGGAACCGGCGGACGTGGCGGCCTCGGCCGAGCGGCTCCGGCATGCCTGGGGCGTACACGCCGTGTACGTCCGGGACGTCAAGCCCGGTGTCGTCGAACTCCGGCTCGTTGGCTTCGATGTCCTGCGGAAGGTGCGGATGCCACGCCGGACCGACAGCGGACACCTCCGGGTACCCGTGGCTCTGCGGGAGGACGCAACCGCGGTCGTACGCGACTTCCGCGCCGTCCCGCATGAACTCGTCCTCGGCGCCACCCTGTCCGGCAAGTCCATGTACCTGCGGAACCTGCTCACTGGCCTTGCGGCTCAGCCCGTGGTCCTGGTCGGCATCGACTGCAAGCGGGGGGTCGAACTGGCGCCGTTCGCGCCTCGCCTGTCCGCGCTGGCGACCGACCCGGACCAGGCGGCCGACCTGCTGCCCGTCCTCGTGAAGGAGATGGAGGACCGATACGACCTCATCAAGGCTCGGCAGGGCATCGCGCCCGGTACGCCCGATGAGCTGATCACCTCGGACGTCTGGGGGCTCCCCGAGAGCGAACGACCGGCTCCCGTCGTCCTGTTCATTGATGAAGTGGCCGAACTCTTCCTCGTCGCCACCAGGAAGGAGGAGGAACGGCGGGACGAGATGGTCACTCAGCTCATCCGCCTCGCCCAGCTCGGCCGTGCGGCCGGGATCTACCTGGAGGTATGCGGGCAGCGCTTCGGCGCCGAACTGGGCAAGGGAGCGACCATGCTCCGCGCGCAGCTGACCGGCCGCGTCTGCCACCGCGTCAACGACGAAGCCTCCGCGAAGATGGCGCTCGGCGACATCGCCCCCGAGGCGGTCCACGCCGCCTGCGCCATCGCCGCCAACTTGCCCGGATTGGCCGTCGTCGGCGACACCTCCGGCGGCTGGTCCCGCATCCGCACTCCCTATCTCTCCCTCGCCGATGCAGCGGCCATCTGCCGGGAAACGGCTCACCTTGCCCCGGACGTACCGGCTCTCACGCCCTTCCGGCCCTACGTCCCGCCCATGCCTGCGCAGGACTCCGGGCCGCTGACGGCTCCTCGCCCGGTCACCGAGTAACCCACTGCCTCGCGGCCGTCCGCCGCCAAGTCCCTACCTCCGCCTTGCCTGAAACAGGAGAGGAATCCTCGTGACTGCCTCGATGTCCTTCTACGCGGACACCCACACCACCGTTCGCCTCAGCAAGTACGGCACGCGCAATGCCCCGATCCTCGCCCTGGACGGTGAGGACCACACCCTGACCGTCTCGGCCTTCGACCACGTCCCGATCGCCGATCACCTGACCTTTGCCCGAGAGCTGGCCGCCGCCTGCGCCGACTACGTCAAGGCGCTGGAAACCTATGCCGCCGCCATGTCCGACGGCGACGGCGACCAGGAGCTGGGCGAGGGGCAGTAATGAGGCTGCCCGTCCGAATCGACGCTGTCCTCGTCCAAGCCCTGATCGCCGCCGCGCTGTCGTTCGCCCACCTGCACGACCTGGCCTCGGCTGCCGGTCAGCACGGATGGAAGGCGTGGGCCTACCCGGTCTCCGTCGATCTGCTGTTGGTGGCGGCCTGGCAGCGACTGCGCTCCGGCGGGGCGAGAGCGGCCGGGTGGTGCTGGTTCCTGGTCGCGCTGACCGCGTCTCTGGGCGCCAACGTCGCCACCGCCGGACTGCTCGACCTGGACGCCGTACCGGCCTGGCTGCGCATCCTCGTCGCCGGATGGCCCGCTGTCGCCTTCCTCGGCGGAACGCTCCTCGCTCATGGACCGGCGACGCCCCAAGAGAAACCGGCAGTGGAGGAACACGCGATCCCGTCTCTCTCCGTCCCTGAACTGCCCATTCGGGAGCCGGAATCGGCTCCGCCCTCAATTGCTCCCGTCCCGCCGGCACTTGTCGCCCTCGCTCGCAAGGTCGCCGACGAACACCGCGCACGGACCGGAACCGCCATCGACACCACGACGCTTCGCGCCCGGCTCGGCGTCCCGATGCCGCTCGCCGAAGCCATCGCCACACAACTCACCTGAACCCGGAGGACTTTCCCCGCATGCGCCCGACCACGCTCCGCGCGCTGAAACGCGCAGCCGAGCTGACCCGCCAGCACCGCCTCACCGAAGCCGTACTGATCGCCGAACCGGTCATCCTCGCCGCCGACCGCTACGAGAGCGACGAGATCTTGCGCTGGCTCGCCGACCACATCACCGACTTCACGGGCGAAACGAAGAAGGAGATCGCCTGATGCCCACCAACCGCCGTTTCCGCAACGTCGTCCGCATCGGCCCCGTCCAGGTCGGCACGTACTACGACGGCCGGGGCCACGAGAAACACACCGCCGCCTGCACCGCCCCGCGCTGCGGCTTCTCCACGGACTACGACAGCCGCGCCGCCGCCGAGCTGGCCGCCCGCACCCACCGCTGCCCCGTCCGCTGAGGAGAGAACGCCGTGACCGTCTCGCTCCCGCTCGTCTTCGTCCTGGGCGTCGTCACCTGGACCGCGATCAAGTTCCTCGGCGTCCGCCTCTGGGTCGCCGTCGTGATCGCGCTGTTCGGCTTCTGGCTCTCCGACACCTTCGTGGCCCCCGCCATCGAGTCCGGTACGCGCTCCGGGGTCGACGTCGTCAACGGCACCAACAAGTGAGAAGGAGTCCCGTGATGTTCCGCCCCAAACTGCCTGACACCCCGTACGTCCCGAGCATCACCACGCACGTTCCGCAGAACCACGTCCCGGCTCCTGCCGCCGGAGGTCCGGTCGCCCCGTACGTGGGGGCCGTCGCGGCCGTGGTCGTCGTCGGTGTCGTGCTCACCGCGCTCCTGGCGGCCGTCGCCATATCGGCCGTGTCCGTGGCCATCGCCTCCGTGGTCCTGCGCTCCCTCTTCAACGGCGCGAACAAGCGCTGACCGGCCGCCGGGGCGGCAACAAGCCGCCAAGCATCCCGCCGCCCCGGGGCCGTCCCTCCCAACCGCCGAAACAGCCGAAAGGAACTCCCATCATCACCCGGCAGACTCCGCCCCCACTGGCGGAACTCTCCATGCTGGCCTCCCTCGGCACCATGCCCGAGCTGGGCCGCCAACTCTCCGGCCTGGGCGGCTGCACGCAGCCCGTCCGCCTCGACGGCCATCGCACGGAGTACGCCGTCAACACGGCAACCGGCGAGATCGGCAACGTCCTGCGCCACCTGGACTCCGCCACGCTGCCCGCCGGACAGCTCCTCATCCGCTGCAACAACCGCCGTGCCACGCGCTGCGCGGCCTGCGCCGAGACGTACCGCCGCGACACCTTCCACCTGATCACCGCCGGACTGCGGGGCGGCAAGGGAACCCCTGAACAGGTCGGCACCCACCCACGCGTCTTCGCCACCTTTACCGCCCCGAGCTTCGGCCCGGTCCACAACCGCCCCTCAGGCGGGCGGGACTGTCGCTGCGGCATCCGGCACGACGACGGAGACCCGGCGCTCGGCTCGCCCCTCGACCTGGACACCTACGACTACGAAGCGGCCGTCCTCTGGAACGCGCACGCCGGTGCCCTGTGGCGGCGCTTCTCGATCTACCTGCGCCGGGAGGTCGCAAAGCGCGCTGGCCTCACGCAGCGGGCGTTCCGGCACCACGCCAGGCTCTCCTTCGCGAAGGTGGCCGAGTACCAGAAGCGCGGGGCGGTCCATTTCCACGCGGTCATCCGCCTCGACGGCCCCGAGGGAGGCGACACCACGCCCCCGCCGTGGGCGTCCGCCGAACTGCTCGCCGATGCCATCAAAGCCGCCGCCACCGCTGCGCGCATCGACGGACCGGAGATCGACGGCCGTACGCACCGCTTCGTCTTCGGCCGTCAGATCGATGTCCGCCCGATCCGTTCCGCCGACTTCAGCGACGGTCAGGAGCTGACCGATCGGGCCGTAGCGGCGTACGTCGCCAAGTACGCCACCAAGGGCGCGGAGACGGCGACGGGCACCCTGGACCGGCCGATCCGATTCCTCGCCGAACTGGCCCAAGCGCGGATCACCGACCACGCCCGACGGATGATCCGCACCGCCTGGGAGCTCGGCGCGCGCCCCGAGCTGGCCAAGCTTCGCCTACGGGCCTGGGCCCACATGCTCGGCTTCCGCGGCCACTTCTCCACCAAGTCCCGCCGCTACTCCACCACCCTCGGCGCCCTCCGCGACGCCCGCGCCGAATGGCGCCGTGCCCAGACCTCCCCGCCCGTCCCGCAGGACGGCGAAGCCACGCTCGTCCTCGCTCACTGGGTGTTCGCCGGAACCGGCCTCAGCGCTGCCGAGACCTGGCTCGCGGCCTCCCTCGCACCCGCGCCCGGAACGGAAGGAGAACCCACCACATGACCATCGACCGTCATCTCTCGGTCGACCAGGTTGCCGAGCTGCTTGGCACGACCGCCCGCTTCCCCCGGCGGCTTATCGAGGAGCGGCGCATCCGGTACGTGAAGGTCGGCCGGCATGTGCGCATCCCGGAGAGCGCGGTCGAGGAGTTCATACGGTCCCGGACCGTCGAGCCGATCAGGCTCCGGCGCACTGCACTCCGGCGGGTGGCCTGATGGCAAACAAGAAGGGGAGACGTCGCCGCTTCGGAGCCGTTCGGCAGTACCGGTCCGGCCGTTGGACGGCTTCGTACCTCGGTCCTGACGGTGAGCGCATCCGCGCGGAGGAGACGTTCGAGACCAAGAAGGACGCGGAGGTCTGGCTGTCTCAGGTCGAGGCAGATCTCACCCGAGGAGACTGGCGCGCTCCCGACGCTGGAGCAGTCAACTTCGGTGTCTACGCCGAGAAGTGGGTCGAGGAGCGGGAGCTGGCCGTTCGTACCGAGGACCTGTACAAGCACCTTCTCCGGCTGTACATCCTCCCGACCTTCGGCCCTCTCGACCTGGACGAGATCACCGCACCCCGCGTCCGCGAGTGGCGTGCCGAACGGCTCCGCACCACCGAAGCCAAGACAACCGTCGCCAAGGCGTATCGCCTCCTCAAAGGCATCCTGGAGACGGCCGTCGACGACGACCTGATCAGCCGCAATCCGTGCCGAATCAAGGGCGCGGGGAAGGAGTCAGCCGCCGAACGTCGTATCGCCACCGTCGCCCAGGTCGACGCCCTCGCCGACGCGATCGGCATCCGCTGGCGTCTGATGGTCTACCTCGGCGCCTACGGCCCGATGCGCCCCGAAGAACTCGCGGGCCTCCGTCGCCGAGACGTCGACGCCGACAGCCTCGTCATCCGCGTCCGCGTCGCCGAGCCGGAGCGCACCAACGGCAAGCGCGCCCCTGGCGAGACCAAGTCCGATGCGGGCGTTCGTACCGTCGTCCTCCCCGCCTTTCTCCACAAGGAGTTGAAGCGGCATCTCGCCTGGTACGCCGAGAAGGGGCCCGATGGCCTGGTGTTCGTCGGTGAGAAGGGTGCCCCCTTCCGTCGAACCTCCTTCGGCCGGAAGTGGCGACGCGCTCGT
Encoded proteins:
- a CDS encoding alkaline phosphatase family protein, giving the protein MITRAKAAPVQSRSTDLWESALLRPTSPTAHDPRDRPRFDTYVWADNSGIDFSGRVTCTDRRSTMPTTDRSHALDHVVALMFENRSFDNLLGQLYEPGEVASFEGVLGRELSNPIPDWAEDRSGRQAMPFGVADTMDTPNPDPGEEYQHVNTQLFGVIDPDGNRGVLAEHMAAPFNAPPPGRTPTMDGFVADYISAFWAEMGRQPKFQEYAQIMAGYTPDQLPVTSTLARGFGTFDHWFAEVPSQTFTNRSFFHAASSSGFVVNAPYSTFPLENTAETVFERLEAQGLAWRVYVDAPSPIPFTGLIHGPRLRERFATHFVTTDRFLEDAAAGTLPTYSFIEPNLWHGHNDMHPPESALLQGIPFDAPSSLLGGEALLDKIYNAVRSSTSSNGSNAFNTLLMVVFDEHGGTYDHVPPPAAVPPAPGAQPGQMGFTFDRLGVRLPAIAISAWVPAQTVVNGVHHHTSVIRTLRERWNLGSPLTSRDADAPDLAAVLSLDRPRDPQDWPDVAAQPVPEFNQAMVPPEAPLNPLATAMFHGYLALVEQLGATVPAIGDEARLKGREAMEIVHETAHTLFPGLRPSTS
- a CDS encoding DUF2637 domain-containing protein produces the protein MRLPVRIDAVLVQALIAAALSFAHLHDLASAAGQHGWKAWAYPVSVDLLLVAAWQRLRSGGARAAGWCWFLVALTASLGANVATAGLLDLDAVPAWLRILVAGWPAVAFLGGTLLAHGPATPQEKPAVEEHAIPSLSVPELPIREPESAPPSIAPVPPALVALARKVADEHRARTGTAIDTTTLRARLGVPMPLAEAIATQLT
- a CDS encoding mobile element transfer protein; protein product: MPTNRRFRNVVRIGPVQVGTYYDGRGHEKHTAACTAPRCGFSTDYDSRAAAELAARTHRCPVR
- a CDS encoding excisionase family DNA-binding protein, with product MTIDRHLSVDQVAELLGTTARFPRRLIEERRIRYVKVGRHVRIPESAVEEFIRSRTVEPIRLRRTALRRVA
- a CDS encoding tyrosine-type recombinase/integrase, which gives rise to MANKKGRRRRFGAVRQYRSGRWTASYLGPDGERIRAEETFETKKDAEVWLSQVEADLTRGDWRAPDAGAVNFGVYAEKWVEERELAVRTEDLYKHLLRLYILPTFGPLDLDEITAPRVREWRAERLRTTEAKTTVAKAYRLLKGILETAVDDDLISRNPCRIKGAGKESAAERRIATVAQVDALADAIGIRWRLMVYLGAYGPMRPEELAGLRRRDVDADSLVIRVRVAEPERTNGKRAPGETKSDAGVRTVVLPAFLHKELKRHLAWYAEKGPDGLVFVGEKGAPFRRTSFGRKWRRARAAAGLPDGFRFYDLRHTGHTLSTRSGATLKDTMVRAGQSSEKAALIYQHSDQERQHEVAAGLDDLVRAERATTRATPRTTMKRSPRANGAVMVRAPCTGLDNKEPPGLWPGGFTWSG
- a CDS encoding replication initiator; this encodes MLASLGTMPELGRQLSGLGGCTQPVRLDGHRTEYAVNTATGEIGNVLRHLDSATLPAGQLLIRCNNRRATRCAACAETYRRDTFHLITAGLRGGKGTPEQVGTHPRVFATFTAPSFGPVHNRPSGGRDCRCGIRHDDGDPALGSPLDLDTYDYEAAVLWNAHAGALWRRFSIYLRREVAKRAGLTQRAFRHHARLSFAKVAEYQKRGAVHFHAVIRLDGPEGGDTTPPPWASAELLADAIKAAATAARIDGPEIDGRTHRFVFGRQIDVRPIRSADFSDGQELTDRAVAAYVAKYATKGAETATGTLDRPIRFLAELAQARITDHARRMIRTAWELGARPELAKLRLRAWAHMLGFRGHFSTKSRRYSTTLGALRDARAEWRRAQTSPPVPQDGEATLVLAHWVFAGTGLSAAETWLAASLAPAPGTEGEPTT
- a CDS encoding SpdD protein, with protein sequence MFRPKLPDTPYVPSITTHVPQNHVPAPAAGGPVAPYVGAVAAVVVVGVVLTALLAAVAISAVSVAIASVVLRSLFNGANKR